In a genomic window of Streptomyces roseoviridis:
- a CDS encoding prohibitin family protein — translation MFVIAILLVIAAAVLYFVGRANDTRGLKLGAVGALLAGLFSLVVSMTYVISAYEVGVPVAFGKVGTPMSSGMHLKSPFTSVTTFSTRPVDLNLSDKDVVEVRSSQGGVMYAEVTVKWAVHPSKAVELYKLAGSEDAIQQRLVYPDSREIVRNVFARHTSEQGYASDREKINAEIAGLIKERLAPRGIDVTTVNLRNVKPSEALQDQIDRKIQQQQATERALEAARTAKAEADRRRIEAEGIARANKILNASLTDKVLMNQCIDAYKEAAAKNPVYAVPCGGGGSNPLIVDGTKR, via the coding sequence GTGTTCGTCATAGCCATCCTGCTGGTCATCGCGGCAGCGGTGCTCTACTTCGTCGGCCGCGCGAACGACACGCGCGGCCTCAAGCTCGGTGCCGTCGGCGCCCTGCTCGCCGGACTGTTCTCGCTGGTCGTGAGCATGACGTACGTGATCAGCGCGTACGAGGTCGGCGTGCCGGTCGCCTTCGGCAAGGTCGGTACGCCGATGTCCTCCGGCATGCACCTGAAGTCGCCGTTCACCAGCGTCACGACCTTCTCCACGCGCCCCGTAGACCTGAACCTCTCCGACAAGGACGTGGTGGAGGTCCGCTCGTCCCAGGGCGGCGTGATGTACGCCGAGGTCACCGTGAAGTGGGCCGTGCACCCGTCCAAGGCCGTCGAGCTCTACAAGCTGGCCGGCAGCGAGGACGCCATCCAGCAGCGGCTGGTCTACCCGGACAGCCGTGAGATCGTGCGCAACGTCTTCGCCCGCCACACGAGCGAGCAGGGCTACGCCTCCGACCGCGAGAAGATCAACGCGGAGATCGCCGGACTCATCAAGGAGCGCCTCGCCCCCCGCGGCATCGACGTCACCACCGTCAACCTGCGCAACGTGAAGCCCTCCGAGGCCCTGCAGGACCAGATCGACCGCAAGATCCAGCAGCAGCAGGCCACCGAGCGGGCCCTGGAGGCCGCCCGTACGGCCAAGGCGGAGGCCGACCGCCGCCGGATCGAGGCCGAGGGCATCGCCCGTGCCAACAAGATCCTCAACGCCTCGCTGACCGACAAGGTCCTGATGAACCAGTGCATCGACGCCTACAAGGAGGCCGCCGCGAAGAACCCGGTCTACGCGGTGCCCTGCGGTGGCGGCGGCTCGAACCCGCTGATCGTGGACGGCACGAAGCGCTAG
- a CDS encoding Crp/Fnr family transcriptional regulator, producing MDDVLRRAPLFAALDDEQAAELRASMSEATLARGDALFHEGDPGDRLYVVTEGKVKLHRTSPDGRENMLAVLGPGELIGELSLFDPGPRTATATALTEVKLLGLGHGDLQPWLNARPEVASALLRAVARRLRKTNDQMSDLVFSDVPGRVARALLDLSRRFGVQSEEGIHVVHDLTQEELAQLVGASRETVNKALADFAQRGWLRLEARAVILLDVERLAKRSR from the coding sequence GTGGACGACGTTCTGCGACGTGCCCCGCTGTTCGCGGCGCTCGACGACGAGCAGGCCGCTGAGCTGCGTGCCTCGATGAGTGAGGCGACGCTTGCCCGTGGCGACGCGCTGTTCCACGAGGGCGACCCGGGCGACCGGCTCTACGTGGTCACCGAGGGCAAGGTGAAGCTGCACCGGACCTCGCCCGACGGCCGCGAGAACATGCTGGCGGTCCTCGGCCCCGGCGAGCTGATCGGCGAGCTGTCCCTCTTCGACCCGGGCCCGCGCACCGCCACCGCGACCGCGCTCACCGAGGTGAAGCTGCTCGGCCTCGGCCACGGCGACCTCCAGCCCTGGCTGAACGCCCGCCCCGAGGTGGCCAGCGCCCTGCTGCGCGCCGTCGCCCGCCGCCTGCGCAAGACCAACGACCAGATGTCCGACCTGGTCTTCTCCGACGTCCCGGGCCGTGTCGCCCGCGCGCTCCTCGACCTGTCGCGCCGCTTCGGCGTGCAGTCGGAGGAGGGCATCCACGTGGTGCACGACCTCACGCAGGAGGAGCTGGCCCAGCTCGTGGGCGCCTCCCGCGAGACGGTCAACAAGGCGCTCGCCGACTTCGCCCAGCGCGGCTGGCTGCGCCTGGAGGCCCGCGCCGTGATCCTCCTGGACGTGGAGCGCCTCGCGAAGCGCTCGCGCTGA